The sequence TACAATGTAcgcaagagtctcaacaataacaaccggaagTGAATAACTAGACGGAATAGTATTTCataacttaacactttgcctcaatatgaatcACGGCCTTTATACCTCAATACCGGTTTCATCAACAAGATATTTCGAGAATAACAACTTTAAGTAAAGAATtcacagttaaataatgaataaggcATAAAGGAAACAACagtaacttcaactaaacatgtggGGTAATTAACAAGTAacagataagacaagtagagcatATGAATATAGACTAGAAATGATGGCtataacatgttaaggtaactcaattaaggcataaaaggaatctacatagctaaaactgGTAAATTTTACCATTTAGCCCATGCACACACTCGTCATCTTGCGTACACGTCTTTTACACATCACGGTTTTCACAAAAAAACACCAATCTTAAGGAGTAATTTCCCACACAAAGTTATACAAGACATGTACCTCAAagcacgctaactcaatccactagtaggcctttccaTCAATAATCCAACTCTGAACAGCTCAACTAGCCAAAACAccttcatactataaatataaactatagaaactaattcgaacaataaaattatgacctttgcaaaaaaataaaaattcaactcaaaaaagtcaactcggccccgcgtctcggaacctgacacaaattacaaaattcaaatattcattcgataacgagtccaaccatacaagaattactcaaatctgacttcAAATCGcttttcaaatcctcaaattttagtctaagaaattttcacaaattttacTGAATTTTctaactcaaatcactaattaaatgatgaaattaataatagattcgtgtaattttaaaaaaaatcaagttAGGATTTCTTACCCCATGTTTTCCTTTATAAACTCCCGAAAAATTGCCACAAACCAAGCTTTCTAGGTCCAAAAATGTattatgaaatcaaaccctcaaaattAGGCCCAACGATTTTGCTTTTGTGGGCTTTTAGTCGCATCTGCGACGCCACACCTGTGgaaaaaaccatcgcaggtgcaatTTCAACTTAGGCCATGACTTTACGCTTCAGCGGACCAAACGCTCATTTGTGCATCTGCTTCTGCGGAATAAAATGCACTTCTATGCACTCTCTCATGTGGGCAAGGCCCGCTTCTATGATAATAGACCAAGCCAGCCCCTTTCGCATCTACGACCACTCCTCCACACCTACGAACTCGGAGATACAGATATCTCCTTGCACCTGTGATCCTAGATGGGCAAAGCAAACTTCGGTTCTACAGATcaaggaccgcttctgcggtgccgcaccttCGACCAAAAATACACAGATCTGATTGCACCAGAAAATGCCCAGCTTCAATAATCACACAAGTACAAATTTTGTCTGaattcaatctgaatcacacccggggcccccagtacccgatcccaatataccaacatattccaaaacacataacggacctagtggaggccaaaaatcacatcaaccaacatcgattctacgaatcacaacccaattcaagcctataaaactatgaacttccgaattccaaaaactaatgtcgattcataccaaaacaattccgattgacttcaaaatttacacgcaagtcataaatgacatgacagacctactcaaactttcaaaatcggaatccaaccccgatattaaaaaaGTCAACTCGCGGTTAAATTTTCCAtcattccaaacctttaacttcctaactttcgccaattcacgccgaaacgacctacgggcctccaaatcaacatccgaacgtactcctaagaccaaaattaccatacggagccattggaactgtcaaaacttTATTCCAAAGTTGTCTACACAAAAATAAACTACTGTTAACTCTTTCAACATAAAACTCCAACCTAAAGACTTATGtcccattccactccgaaactcttcttgaaaccaaaaccaaacacccccggcAAATAACATAATCACAATACAATATACAGGAGGCAATAAATAAGGTATCGGGCTAAAATACTCATAACTACCCGTTAGATCGTTACATATACTTTGACCTCAACTTGTAGAGTTGTCTAtcaaaaatggccaccggctcttcTTCATAAGACGGATTCTCATCTAGGTGCATCaaactgaaatccaatacatgtgACAGATCTTCAAGATACTTTTGAAGCATGAAAACATAAAATACCGGGAGAACTCCCGACAAACTGGATGGCAAAGAAAATCTGTAAGCCACCTAAAATTCAAAGAGCTGGTGCCTTAAGGCCTCGCGAGGTGCGAGCCCTAGGCAAACCCCTCTAGTTCTCCTTTGCGAATTTGGAATGCTAAGTTCTATCCCATACAAATCCTAATTGATATAAATACATCCTAAACGTCCATTTGAAGGGGAAAGACATTACTTTAGCGTTAGAGAACACTTTTAGAGGCaagttgtcacgccccgaaccatgGCTTGGGCATAACACGTCACTCGATGCCTGActgcatgtgaccgagcgaaccaactatatggctggatcaacatgtggtataactGTACGCTAGAGGTAAATGTGTGGCATGATAATCTACTAAAGAGTCTGACCGAAATATCATAGATGTGGAAAATACTGAAAGGGTCTGCAAGTATAAACAAGTAGCCGACAAGGCCAACACATAAAAGCCTGCTAATACCTGACTGACTAGGTTATAATCTACGAAGACTCTAAAGAATACTAAAAATGCCAACTGTTTACCGGGACAAGGTCCCCGGTATACCTTATTAACTGAAATACTATAATgactaaaacaaaagagagaTAAGGCCCAGAAAGACTGGGGCTCACCAATAGTTGATACGAGATGTCCTAGCAATCAGAATCGTCGACCTGAAAATCGTTACCTGCATTGCGAGATGCAGACCCCGGgtaaagggacgtcagtacatttgaattgcaccggtatgtaaaatagctgaagaaaagaactgtaaatactgaaactgaaactgaactgctaGCTAATatttgataactgaaatgataactgataactgagcTGAACAAAgtaagtaaggatatgaatactccctcttctgaatgatgaaccacctatttatctgaatattaaattgcggcctcaggcccaatatatatatatgcacaagcTGTGGCctgggcccaagtatacgtatacataattgcggcctcaggcccaaagatgcataaagcataaactgcggcctcaggccaaAATACAATGTTCAACtttcaagaatataaaaattAGGAACTGAGATCATATTGCagtacatgatactgaaataatgagccatactgggttacatgatactggaataatGAATAGGATTAGACTAAGATGAGTACTCATAATAAGTTGATTtgtcataactgaaactcatataatatcgaatgattatgaaactattccatctagagaatagaagttctactacTATTCAAGGACTTAAGACATAGTTACTTTTTGAGGAAACTGGTAATGGTCATAATGAATGGGACATAGGGAGAATCATAGACATTCCCAAACGAAaagagttagccttacataccttaaATTCCTACCCTTGAGCGTAATACAATGTTTGTCAACCCTCTCAATTTTAATCTACAgtaatacaagtcaaagggatttcatattagctatgatgctcatgttttggtcacttaagcatcctatcaaacacttggtgagaATAAAgattcatagtccttattaatggtgtctctacacccCACCACCCATTCTCTTGTTCCTAgttaaattctaaagtctcaaacgattataatcaacattattcttcaTCACCCATATGGTAAACAACActcttaaccaataatcaacaatcaacacccCAACCCTATaatcgttcatgcttttctataaAACCCaacaactcatatctcatgaactaggatttataatcattaaaccaatgctagaatcaattagagggtgaagacattacctttttgaggTTCGAACCCTTTGAATTTGAGTTCTATGcttccttctctcaacaatgatgtctcaatcgaatatctaatgatatggagggtttacccatgttaataagatgttggaaaattgaaattaagttagaatcaccattagaacttaccttgggtggtggagggacccttaaggagttaggtttttgagagctttACTTTCTAGAGCATgattttatgttttggggctgtgggggacGAAATAGGGCTAAAACGATGACTTCCCAAGTTGGCCACCACTACCTAGTTGGCATGACCTCGGTCCTGACCGTGGTAAATCGCTGGGACATTGCCTcaccaccgcggtcgcggtaaaAACGCGGCAGGACTGTGGTGGTTGCACACCATTCTGTAAAATGGGCACAACCTTTTACACAGAGCTCCATTTGGGAtccacaatatatcattggaaagctatttcaaagggctacaacatGCATGCTTTGAGTATTTTCCAATTCCTTACACAATTTACTAATCCCTGATGGAAGAAAGCCATTCTGCAAaattagtcgattttgtcaaatcttatgcacctcactttccatcttgattttgaaacaactattttcacccataatcatcccgttgggacttcacatgttcaaaatatatccttactactcttttaactcattcataccttAGCCAAattttacggggtgttacattatctcccccttggaatcattcgtcctcgaatgatggtCCTGGCTGCAACTACGGCTATCTATGGATATTAAACGGGTGTGATAGAGATATTAATATCATGAATACATGTATATCAAACTGAACGAGCACGTGATCACTAAATACTAAGCTGAGTAAATACTGAAGGACATGGAGAATATAATATAAGACCTGAATGGAAAGGTTACTTACCTTCCACATTTTCCTCTTGCTCTTCAAAGAGAtggggatatctagacttcatgtcctCCTTGGCTTCCcatgtagcctcttcaaccttttgattcctccaaagcacttttactgaagcaatTTCCTTAGTTCTGAGCTTGCGGATTTGACGATCAAGAATAGCCAATGGAATTTCATCGTAAGACAGGGCTGTCTTTAACCCCTATAACCTCTGTAGGAACCACAAGTGACGGGTCTCCCATGaatttcttcaacatggacacatgaaacactgggtgtacAACAACTAGTTCttgtggcaattctaactcataagccacCTGTCTGATCCTTCGCAGGATTCTAAATGGACCAATATAGCGGGACTAattttccccttcttcccaaatctcataacgcctttcatggGCGATACtttcagaaacacccaatcattaacttggaactctaagtctctATGTCGCAcgtccgaataggacttttggcgacTTTGAGCCGTCTTCAGATGCCTTTGTATCAAgttgactttctccatagcctgatagaTCAAATTGGGTCCTAACATCTCAGCTTCTCCGACTTCAAACCAACCAATTTgtgatctacaccttcgcccatatAGAGCTTCGTACGAtgccatcttgatactagagcgataactgttattataatcaaactcaataagaggtagatgataatcccaattacctttaaaatcaataacacacgacctcaacatatcctcaagagtcTGAATGGTGCGTTCCGCCTGGccatctgtctgaggatgaaaggTGGTGCTGAGGTTCACCCTTGTGCCCAATCCCTTCTGAAAGGATTTGCAAAAGTTTGTTGTGAACTTAGCACTACAATCTGAGATAATGGACAAAGGAGTCCCATGCAATCGGAcaaatttctttgatatacaacttggcataatccTTGGTCGAGTCTGTAGTCTTCACTGGAAAGAAGTAAGCTGACTTGGTAAGtcggtctacaatcacccaaatcgaatcaTGCTTCCGAAACGAGCGAGGTAGACCTGttataaagtccatgtttatcatctcccatttccaaatGGGAATTTCTATATTCTAAGTTAAACCGCCAGGTCTCTGGTGTTCGactttcacctgctgacaatttggacacttagccacgaagtctgctatattttttttcatatcgttccaccaataaacctccgtaagatcatgatacatctttgtggaacctgggtgaatagaatacctggaattgtgGGCTTCTAACATAATCCGCTCTCTGAGCTCATCTACGTCTAGAATGCATAGTCTGCCTCTGTATCTCAAaataccatcatctcccccttgttcAAAAGCCATAGTCTTGTGTTTGTGAATTCCTAACTTCAGCTGCAATAAGTAGGGATCActaaactatttttcttttacttcggctactaaggaggatTCAACCCTGTTCTGGAGAACAACGCCACTATCTTCGGAGTCCAAAAGTTGAACTCCTAGATTTGATAAGCGGTGGACTTCCTTCATCATAGGTCGCTTGTCTGCCTTAACGTGAGCTAACCTTCCCATAGAACGCCTACTGAGAGCATCAGCTACAACATTTGCCTTCCCCGTATGATAGAGGATATcaacatcataatctttaagtaatTCGAGCCACCTTCTCTGACGTAGATTTAATTTTCTTTGCTTGAATATGTACTGGAGACTCTTGTGATCTATAAAAATGTCAACATataccccatacaaataatggcgccagatcttaAGCGCAAACACCACAGCTGCTAATTCAAGATCATgagtcggataattcttctcgtgagccTTGAGTTGCCTCGACACGTAGGCTATGACTTTACCATGCTACAgtaatacacacccaagaccaacccctgaagcatcacaataaacaacGAACCCTTCGGTTCCTTCCGGTAGTGTCAGGACTGGAGCTGaagtcaacctcttctttaactccTCAAAACTTTTCTCGCACGCGTCCGACCATTGAAACTTGACTTTCTTCCGAGTTAATCTAGTCAAAAGGGACGAGATAGAAGAAAATACCTCTACGAAATGCCTATAATATCTTGCtagacccaagaaacttcttataTCGGATACAgaggtgggtctaggccaattcttcactacCTCTATTTTCTGAAAGTCCACCTTCACGCCTTCCCCTGAGATGACATAGCCCAAAAATGCTACTGAtctcaaccagaattcacacttagaaaattttgcatatagctTGTGATCCTGCAGTGTCTGCAACACAATTCTGAGATGTTCTGCATGGTCAGTCTCGCTACTggaataaatcaagatgtcatcaataaacacgataacaaacaaatcaagataaggcttgaagaccctattcataaggtccatgaaagTTGCTGGTGCATTCGTTAAACCAAATGACATTACCAAAAACTCgaaatgcccatatcgagtcctaaaagATATTTTTGGAATATCAACCTCCTTGaccttcaactgatggtatcccgatCTGAGGTCAATCTTGGAATAACActgggcaccctgaagttgatcaaataaatcatctattATGGGaagagggtacttgttcttgatggtgactttattcaactgacGATAGTCAATGCACAGACGCAAAGACCCATCCTTCTTTCGGACAAAcaagaccggtgcgccccaaggtgagacacttggCCTTATAAATCCCTTATCTAGAAGATCTTTCAACTAGACTTTTAATTCTTTCAAGTCTATTGgagccattctataaggtggaatagatatcGGCTTAGTGCCTGGAAGTAGATCAATTCCAAAGTTAATCTCTCTATCGGGAGGGACTCCAGGGAGATCTTCGGGAAACACTTCTGGAAACTCATTTACAATTGGTACCGATTGGAGAGTGGGGATCTCAGCATCTGTATCCTTAACTCGAACCAAGTGATAGATATATCCCTTGGAGATCTTCTTTCTGgctttaagataggaaataaacctacccctaGGTGTTACTGCATCACCCTTCCATTCTAAGACTGGTTCACCGGGAAATTCAAAACTTACTATTTTGGTTCTACAACCCACTTTGGCATAACATGActctaaccaatccatgcccatgatCACATCGAAGTCTAACATCTCCAATTCTACTAAGTCTGCTACAGTAAGACGATGATGCACTTTGACTGGACATCCCATATAGATACACCTTGCTATAACTGATTCTCCAACTGGAGTGAACACTTCAAAGGGTTCACACAACTTTTCtggttttatcccaaattcttagcAATATATGAGGTTACATAAGATAGGGTGGATCCCGAATCTATAAGAGCATAGACATCAAAAGTGAATATTGTTAgcatacctgtgacaacatctccaCGAGCCTCTGTATCCTGACGGTCTGCCAGTGCATACAAGCTGTTTCGACCACTGCCTACATTATTAGACTTTGCTGCACCGCGCCCTTGTTCGACCTGAGAGTTATGATGGGCTGCTGAATTAGTGGACTGAGCTACGTTGCCTCCATTGTTCTGCTTTGTCGATGGACAATCCCTCAAGAAGTGGCCCTGCTGACTGCACCCAAAGCAACTATTTGTGCCCAAATGACACAATCCTGGGTGCCTCTTACCACACGTGTTGCAAATAGGGTAACCAGGGACTCTGTAGCCCACACTAGCATGTTGTTCTGAAATTCTGGTTTTTCTTGTTAAACATTAACCTCTGAACCGGTGAACTAGCTGAAGATAGAGCAGGTCCTGATtttaatttcttgaaaaactgGCGATTGCCTCCTGCTTGAGATCCCCCATGATTGAAATTCCCCTGTAGACTTAGCTCTCTTGCTGAATTCCCTCTAATTCTCTCTCCGTAACCGCTCTTCTTCCTTCAACCTGTCTTCGTTCCCTTGAACAAAGTCAACCATCTTAGTGATGGTCATGTCATTATTCTGAGCAGCTATATTAGCATCAGCAATCAAATCATCTGAAAGCCCCAACACAAACCGCCTAACCCTGGCCCTCATATCACGTACCATTTCTGGAGCATACTTGGCCAGAGAGACAAACTTGAGGTAGTACTCATTCACACTCATATCATTTTGTCTGAGTCTCTCAAACTCCAAAGCCTTAGCTTCCAAGACTTTAATGGGCAGAAAGTGCTCAAGGAACGCATCTGCAAACTCCTTCTTAGTCGAAGGATCCGCATCCTCTTCTCGGGACTCTTCCCATATTTCATACAATGTGTTGGCAACATCCTTCAGCTGGTACGCTGCACTATTGCCTCAGTGTCTGTAGCATGCATCACTCGAAATATCTTCTGAACCTCATCAATAAAGTTTTGCGGATCCTTATCCTTTTTGGACCCTGTGAAGACAAGAGGTTTCATGTTGAGGAATTCCCTAGAACTGGAGCTACCCATCTCATGAACATCACTTGTTCCCTCCCTTTGAGCCTGAGTAGCAACAATCTGGGTGAGCAACTGGATAGCTCCCCTAACATCCATGTCTGAAGCACTGGGCACTGATCCTGGTGCAACCTCCTGCGCCGGAGTGTCCTCCTCCTGAGCAGCATTAGTTGTGGTCCCCTGGCTTGTAGCTGAGGCCCTCCTGGTGTACTTTCTTTTTGCAggcattttttttgaaatatgcaATTCGCATGAGTTAAAAATATTCCTGAAAGCATAGCTCTAACTGCACAATCTAGAGTATAAAAGAAATGGAACAATCCTAGATGTCTTGGTGGTCAATTTTTTACATGTGTGtcgcacacacacacataaaagaGATCCCACTGGACAcgacttcatagactccctaggaatCTTGAaccaggctctgataccaagctttgtcacgccctGAACCATGGCCTGGGCGTAatacgacactcggtgcctgactgcatgtgaccgagcgaaccaactgtatggctggatcaacatgtggtataactGTACGCTAGAGGTAAATGTATGGCATGATAATCTATTAAAGAGTCTGACCGAAATATCATAGATGCGGAAAATACTGAAAAGGTCTGCAAGTATAAACAAGTAGCCGACAAGGCCAACACATAAAAGCCTGCTAATACCTGACTGACTGGGTtatagtctacgaagcctctaaagaatACTGAAAATGACTCGATTATATATGTGCACAAGTacagcctcgggcccaagtatacgtatacataactacggtCTTAGggccaaagatgcataaagcataagcTGCGGCCTCAAGCCCAAATAGAGGTGTTCAACtttcaagaatataaaaattAGGAACTTAGAATCATACTGCagtacatgatactgaaataatgagccatactaggttacatgatactgaaatagtGAATAGGATTAGACTAAGATGTGTACTCATAATAAGTTGATTtgtcataactgaaactcatataatatcgaatgattatggaactatgccatctagagaatagaagttctactacTATTCAGGGAACTAAGGCATAGTTACATTCTGAGGAAACTGGTAATGGTCATAATGAATGGGACGTAGGCAGAATCATAGAcattcccaaacgtaaagagttagccttacataccttaacttcttgcccttgagcgtaatacaacgtTTGTCAACCCTCTCAATTTTAATCTACATCAATACatgtcaaagggattccatattagctatGATGCttatgttttggtcacttaagcaTCATATCAAATACTTGGTGAGAATAAAGCAttatagtccttattaatggtgtctctacacccCCACAACTCATTCTCTTGTTCCTAgttaaattctaaagtctcaaacaattataatcaacattattcttcatcacccataaggtaaataACActattaaccaataatcaactATCAACACCCCAACCCTATaatcgttcatgcttttctatcaaacccaacaactcatatctcatgaactaggatttataatcattaaaccaatgctagaatcaattagagggtgaagacattacctttttgaggTTTGAACcctttgaattcgagttctaggcttccttctctcaacaatgatgtcccaatcgaatatctaatgatatggagggtttaacatgttaataagatgttggaaaattgaaattaagttagaatcaccattagaacttatcttgggtggtggagggacccttaaggagttaggtttttgagagctttACTTTCTAGAGCATGTTTTTATGTTTTGCGGCTGTGGAGGATGAAATAGGGCTAAAAAATGACTTTCCAAGTTGGTCACCGTGTCCCAGTTGGCGTGACCGCGGTCCCGACAGCGGTAAATCGCTGGGACACTGCCTcaccaccgcggtcgcggtaaaAACGCGGCAGGACTGCAGTGGTTGCACACCATTCTGTAAAACGGGCATAACGTTTTACACAGAGccccgtttgggctccacaatatttCATTGGAAAGCTATTTCAATGACCTACAACTTTCGTACTTTGAGTGTTTCCCAATTATACAGTTTTACTAAACCCTGATGGAAGACAGCcattctgcaaacttagtcgattttgtcaaatcttatgcacctcactttccatcttgattttgaaacaactattttcacctataatcatcccgatgggacttcacatgttcaaaatatatccttattactcctttaactcattcatacctaagccGAATTTTACGGGGTGTTTACACAAGTGGAGCAAGGAGGAAGATTCAACCACAGGTTTTCCCtttattctttctattttttattgttggttatgaattttagtattgtGTTTTCACGTACTTTTGTGAGTAGCTAATTTTTTCGTCTAGAGTTTTGATTGAACTTTTATacgataaattcttgttatgttttaatataattgaGCCTTTGAATTTATCTACTTGTctaactacgtgcttatttctGTTAATTGAATGTCCAACAATTAATTGTGCCTATTTTGTATTTCTTTGGAAATTGTACATATTTAAGTGGCTGTTGCTCTTAACGTATATGAGGAATTAATATGGCTAGTTTAAAGGTGGGTTTGGCAATAACAAAGCCTTAATATGGTCATAGTGAGCGGTAAGATAGTGTGAACTAACATAGTTCAATAGAATATGTCTAGTAAGTTATTGTAGTTGCTCAAGAGAGTATTACATGCGATAGCTGAAGTGCTCGCGATCTGTAGagaattaggcgaaattataggagATGTTGTGGAATGGATATCGACAATTGGAGAAATCATAACCGTAGGCGTCCTTAATATTATCTCCAACACCATCCTCATTAGTTTATACATTTACTGTTTTCTAATATTTGTTAGTTAATAAGTTTAAAATATAAATCATATCTTTATAATCAGGAAATTATTTGAGCTTGTGTTTCTTAGAAATATCAAATAGTTATAGCTAAGCCTTAAttctctgtgagattcgactATGAACTATAAGACTGGTTTATATTTGCAAATACCGCTTATACGTTTTAGGACTAGAGTTAGGTGTGATCAATAAACTAACTTGTTTTGGAATCCAATATGAGAAACGAAATTCTACTTTCACATAAGGCCACAAAGAACAAATATATCTTATTATTTGAAGTAAGTTTTCTTGCCAAATTCAAAACAACTTAAAATGGACGTACTGGACGACCTCTCTTCCCCAACACAAAAAATTGGGCCTAGTGGGCTAGTTCTTGGTTGGGCCAATATGAACACAGCATTTTCATCTTACCCGACAAGATCTTAAAGCAATTACAGTGGCCAGTTTCTTCTTCATCTTGGCAACTTTTTTTACCTAAGCTTTGTGATCatattatattgagactatagtTTTAAGAGTTTCATTTCACTACCGATCAGTACAAGTTAAATCTTTATGGGAAACCTtctgctttttcatattttttttcctttaaaactATAATTAGTCTTGATATGAGATCAAGATGcgctatttttcttcaaaaatgaaGTTGCCTCAACTAGACCTGCTAATACTAATTTGTGGTTGACTAGCATTTGTACAATGGTTCAACTTTATGTTAATCGATTCATTTTTTGTCAGAATTTGTTTTACTCATACCAATAATGAGCAGGTTAAATATAAACAATTTTTTCATCCCTATATATAACACCTTGATTGCTGTTTGGATGCAAATTGAGTGCATTGGAACAGGGCCGGTTGTCAAAAAGAAGTTTAAAGGTTCGGTTGGACAAAAGATAACACAAGAGCTTAGTGAAACTTCTTAATAATTTTAGTAGAGGTATGGAATGGATCAAACATCtagccttttttttttctttctgttgcTATTATTTACAATTAAATCCAATTACCGACGGATTTTTCATGAGTAATGTATCCTTTTATCTTCATTCCTAGGTGGTTGGTTCATTTTCTGTGCTTAATAGGTCACTTTAGCGAGAAAGACTTGAAAATAAGATCAGCACAAAAATGTTTTGCAGTGACGTAACAAAATAACAGTGATCCTATGCATGTATGACAAAATATAGCCGGCCAGATGTCCTAATCCTATAAAGAATTAATGAGGATTACAGTAGGTTGGCAGTAAACATAAAGTTAGTCTTAGTGTGAAGAATTGTCGAAATGATGAGTGAAAATAGACTTGAATATAGAGCAGACAAATATCAATGATTCACATACCTAGCTTTAACATTTTTTGCTAATTGAAGCATATTGAGTTGATTGAGTTTATATATGGAGTAAATGGTTTTTG is a genomic window of Nicotiana tabacum cultivar K326 chromosome 16, ASM71507v2, whole genome shotgun sequence containing:
- the LOC142170378 gene encoding uncharacterized protein LOC142170378, giving the protein MPAKRKYTRRASATSQGTTTNAAQEEDTPAQEVAPGSVPSASDMDVRGAIQLLTQIVATQAQREGTSDVHEMAYQLKDVANTLYEIWEESREEDADPSTKKEFADAFLEHFLPIKVLEAKALEFERLRQNDMSVNEYYLKFVSLAKYAPEMVRDMRARVRRFVLGLSDDLIADANIAAQNNDMTITKMVDFVQGNEDRLKEEERQQGHFLRDCPSTKQNNGGNVAQSTNSAAHHNSQVEQGRGAAKSNNVGSGRNSLYALADRQDTEARGDVVTEKLCEPFEVFTPVGESVIARCIYMGCPVKVHHRLTVADLVELEMLDFDVIMGMDWLESCYAKVGCRTKIVSFEFPGEPVLEWKGDAVTPRGRFISYLKARKKISKGYIYHLVRVKDTDAEIPTLQSVPIVNEFPEVFPEDLPGVPPDREINFGIDLLPGTKPISIPPYRMAPIDLKELKVYSETDHAEHLRIVLQTLQDHKLYAKFSKCEFWLRSVAFLGYVISGEGVKVDFQKIEVVKNWPRPTSVSDIRSFLGLARYYRHFVEHGKVIAYVSRQLKAHEKNYPTHDLELAAVVFALKIWRHYLYGVYVDIFIDHKSLQYIFKQRKLNLRQRRWLELLKDYDVDILYHTGKANVVADALSRRSMGRLAHVKADKRPMMKEVHRLSNLGVQLLDSEDSGVVLQNRVESSLVAEVKEK